The following are encoded in a window of Dehalococcoidia bacterium genomic DNA:
- a CDS encoding phage tail protein, which produces MTGADHIRRLDALKALRAPLESFWREAYQYTFPLRGEKIGSEALPADAVRAASSASQARIYDSTCRDSAKLLAANLMSGMTPAHVKWLGLEIN; this is translated from the coding sequence ATGACAGGTGCTGACCACATACGCAGGCTTGACGCTTTGAAGGCCCTCAGGGCACCGCTTGAATCTTTTTGGCGCGAGGCTTACCAGTATACCTTCCCGCTTCGGGGCGAGAAGATAGGCTCTGAAGCCCTTCCTGCAGACGCTGTAAGGGCCGCCTCAAGCGCGTCCCAAGCTCGAATATATGATTCTACCTGCCGTGATTCCGCAAAGCTCCTCGCTGCCAACCTCATGAGCGGTATGACCCCGGCCCACGTTAAATGGCTCGGGCTGGAGATAAACAA